A genomic segment from Osmerus mordax isolate fOsmMor3 chromosome 5, fOsmMor3.pri, whole genome shotgun sequence encodes:
- the zgc:172136 gene encoding FERM domain-containing protein 1, translating into MSALAKKTVCVLLPNKEQLDITVGVKATGQDVFNRVLELLGIKELHFFGLTVVRDNEHIFLDLEEKLIKYFPKEWKQDPAKGLKRSLPLLLCLKVQYYVENGRLICERKARRLYYSDLRERVLRSECRRQEEVYFQLAGYALQADLPDHVQDRGEQGDAAYFQPKEYFPPWIVAKRGVDYLLRHGPKVHGELRGMSARDATLHFIKESCRLEDVPVIFYRLQKDKREERGTALLGLTLKGMQVYQEVNNIRELLFDFPWSNVGRLTFLGKKFEIQPDGLPSARKLVYYTGSPFRSRHLLLHLSSSHSLFLSLQPALTHLRHLEESEEKKRYRESYISDDLDLDPAGSEGSPGLSRNSTNSPGLAHNSTNSPGLSRNSTNSPGLSHNSTNSPGLSRNSTNSPGLSRNSTNSPGLSRNYTNSPGLSRNSTNSPGLSHNSTNSPGLSHNSTNSPGLSRNSTSSPGLSGQPTNSPGLSRHSTGSSGIEADPQQHNISMVMASMEMASMEEEVGPKRAETCFSPAASHGSFLTSSMETWSGDPNEEEEEGTRVRIRGSGEVSVDDPKDTLQLAELLEGVSVDCPVMSSEAPWRGSDEVHVDSRDAVTLRNTETLTQLTYRPSVSVDRHSQSLDNVCLLPPPAPLTTPLHRDSSHSYTCGLPDTSAPAKTPGCSYYLPLALHCPPKPSFYGRRSTNCLSLDLLGDEQLLEFIL; encoded by the exons ACAACGAGCACATCTTCCTGGATCTGGAAGAGAAACTCATCAAGTACTTCCCCAAGGAGTGGAAGCAGGACCCAGCCAAG GGGCTGAAGAGGTCGCTGCCTCTGCTCCTGTGTCTCAAGGTGCAGTACTACGTGGAGAACGGCAGGCTGATCTG CGAGCGCAAGGCGAGGCGTCTGTACTACTCCGACCTGCGTGAGCGCGTGCTGCGGTCTGAGTGTcggcggcaggaggaggtgtACTTCCAGCTGGCAGGCTACGCCCTGCAGGCGGACCTGCCTGACCACGTCCAGGACCGCGGGGAACAGGGGGACGCAGCCTACTTCCAGCCCAAGGAGTACTTCCCTCCCTGG atTGTGGCGAAGCGAGGCGTGGACTACCTCCTCCGCCACGGCCCCAAGGTGCATGGCGAGCTGCGAGGCATGTCTGCCCGCGACGCCACGCTGCACTTCATCAAGGAGTCCTGCAGACTGGAGGATGTGCCCGTCATCTTCTACCGCCTGcagaag gacaagagggaggagagaggcacagcCTTACTGGGGCTGACCCTCAAAGGAATGCAGGTttatcag GAGGTCAACAACATCAGGGAGCTGCTGTTTGATTTCCCCTGGTCCAACGTGGGACGACTGACCTTCCTG GGGAAGAAATTTGAGATCCAGCCAGATGGCCTGCCGTCTGCCAGGAAGCTGGTGTACTACACAGGCTCTCCCTTCCGCTCCCGCCACCTGCTGCTGCATCTGAGCTCCAGCCACAGCCTGTTCCTGAGCCTGCAGCCGGCCCTCACACACCTGAGACACCTGGAGGAGtcggagg AGAAAAAGCGTTACCGGGAGTCATACATCAGTGATGATCTGGACCTAGACCCGGCAGGCAGCGAAGGCAGTCCTGGCCTATCACGTAACTCCACCAACAGTCCTGGCCTAGCACATAACTCCACCAACAGTCCTGGCCTATCACGTAACTCCACCAACAGTCCCGGCCTATCACATAACTCCACCAACAGTCCCGGCCTATCACGTAACTCCACCAACAGTCCCGGCCTATCACGTAACTCCACCAACAGTCCTGGCCTATCACGTAACTACACCAACAGTCCTGGCCTATCACGTAACTCCACCAACAGTCCCGGCCTATCACATAACTCCACCAACAGTCCCGGCCTATCACATAACTCCACCAACAGTCCCGGCTTATCACGTAACTCCACCAGCAGTCCCGGCCTATCAGGTCAACCCACTAACAGTCCTGGCCTATCACGTCACTCTACTGGCAGCTCAGGCATTGAGGCAGACCCTCAGCAACACAACATATCCATGGTGATGGCGTCCATGGAGATGGCgtccatggaggaggaggtggggccaAAGCGGGCTGAAACATGTTTCAGCCCGGCAGCCAGTCACGGCAGCTTTCTCACCTCCAGCATGGAGACCTGGAGCGGGGATcccaacgaggaggaggaggaag GCACCAGGGTCAGAATACGTGGGTCAGGGGAGGTTTCTGTCGACGACCCAAAGGACACGCTCCAATTGGCTGAGCTTTTGGAAGGCGTGTCAGTGGACtgtcctgtgatgtcatcagaggctccgtggaggg gaagtgatgaggtTCATGTGGACAGCAGAGATGCAGTGACGTTACGCAACACAGAAACCCTCACACAG TTGACGTATCGTCCAAGCGTCTCTGTCGATCGCCACAGTCAGAGTCTGGACAACgtttgtctcctccctcccccggcgCCGCTGACCACACCGCTGCACCGGGACTCCTCCCACAGCTACACCTGCGGCCTGCCCGACACCTCCGCTCCCGCCAAAACCCCCGGGTGCAGCTATTACCTGCCCCTGGCGCTCCACTGCCCCCCCAAACCCTCCTTCTACGGCCGCAGGTCCACCAATTGCCTCTCCTTGGACTTACTGGGCGACGAACAGCTGTTAGAGTTCATactgtag